From one Syntrophobacterales bacterium genomic stretch:
- a CDS encoding histone-lysine N-methyltransferase: MAKWNKDRRVLEHEHTNFWKFDLKDVAEPNLQKDVFPYSEVCRIDFDHKILPINPAEDIFITDTTFRDGQQARPPYTVKQIVDLYSLMGKLGGPNGVIRQSEFFLYSAKDREAVDKCRALGLQFPEITGWIRAAADDVQLVKEMGLKETGILASVSDYHIFLKLNKNRRQALDDYLAVVRSILDAGIIPRCHFEDITRADIYGFAIPFAIELMKLREESGIDIKVRLCDTMGYGVSYPGASLPRSVDKLVRAFIEDAGVPGHLLEWHGHNDFHKGLINASHAWLYGCSGANGALLGMGERTGNSPVEGLIIEYISLKGEANDIDTTAITDIANYFEKEIGVRIPSNYPFVGSDFNVTRAGVHIDGLIKNEEIYNIFDTAALLKRPIMPMVTDKSGKAGIAFWINSHIGLKGESAVDKRHPGVSRIHKWVTDEYESGRVTSISNEELARRVQKYIPELFMSELEKIKHIASQTAVAVVNQVIEHPDMKTMKPELQEPAMQQFIEENPSIQFAYVVDMNGRKTTRNITNIADRAKYENYGVGTDQSDREWFIKPLQTGKIHVTNFYISKMTGALCITVSSPIVDENDEMVGIFGVDIKFEDWVKRVEDIAEATQIALREEYEAKSKSDRWV; this comes from the coding sequence ATGGCTAAATGGAATAAAGACAGAAGGGTTTTGGAGCACGAGCATACCAATTTCTGGAAATTCGACCTGAAGGATGTTGCAGAGCCGAACCTGCAGAAGGATGTTTTTCCCTACAGCGAGGTATGCCGGATAGACTTTGACCACAAGATTTTGCCGATCAATCCCGCAGAGGATATCTTCATAACCGACACCACGTTTCGCGACGGCCAGCAGGCGCGCCCCCCATATACGGTAAAGCAGATCGTCGATCTCTATTCGTTGATGGGCAAACTGGGGGGGCCAAACGGGGTTATCCGCCAGTCCGAGTTTTTCCTCTACAGCGCGAAGGACCGCGAGGCTGTAGATAAATGCCGCGCTCTCGGTTTGCAATTTCCGGAAATTACCGGCTGGATTCGGGCCGCCGCGGATGACGTTCAACTGGTCAAGGAGATGGGGTTGAAGGAAACCGGCATCCTGGCCTCGGTTTCCGACTATCACATCTTTCTCAAGCTGAACAAAAACAGACGGCAGGCTTTGGACGACTATCTGGCCGTAGTCCGGTCCATTCTCGATGCGGGAATAATCCCGCGCTGCCATTTCGAGGACATAACCCGTGCCGACATCTATGGTTTCGCAATCCCTTTTGCCATAGAACTAATGAAACTCCGTGAGGAAAGCGGCATAGACATCAAGGTGCGGCTCTGCGACACGATGGGATACGGCGTTTCCTATCCGGGCGCCTCATTGCCCCGCAGCGTTGACAAGCTCGTTCGCGCCTTTATCGAAGATGCCGGCGTTCCCGGACATCTGCTGGAATGGCACGGCCACAACGATTTTCACAAGGGGCTGATCAACGCCTCCCATGCCTGGCTATACGGCTGCAGCGGCGCGAACGGTGCGCTTTTGGGGATGGGTGAACGCACCGGCAACTCTCCCGTGGAGGGGTTGATCATCGAATACATCTCCTTGAAAGGAGAGGCGAACGACATAGATACTACCGCAATAACCGATATCGCCAACTATTTTGAAAAGGAGATAGGCGTTAGAATCCCTTCGAACTACCCGTTTGTAGGTTCCGATTTCAATGTGACAAGGGCCGGAGTCCATATTGACGGCTTGATTAAAAACGAAGAGATTTACAATATCTTCGATACCGCAGCCCTGCTGAAACGGCCAATTATGCCGATGGTTACGGACAAGTCCGGCAAGGCAGGGATTGCTTTCTGGATCAACTCCCATATCGGATTGAAGGGAGAAAGTGCCGTGGATAAACGCCACCCCGGCGTTTCCCGCATCCATAAATGGGTGACCGATGAATACGAATCGGGCCGGGTGACCAGTATCTCCAATGAAGAACTGGCAAGGCGCGTGCAGAAATACATTCCGGAACTCTTCATGTCCGAACTGGAAAAGATCAAACATATTGCCTCGCAAACGGCGGTTGCTGTTGTCAATCAGGTCATTGAGCATCCCGACATGAAAACCATGAAACCGGAGCTTCAGGAACCGGCGATGCAGCAGTTTATCGAGGAAAATCCTTCGATTCAGTTTGCCTACGTCGTCGATATGAACGGTCGCAAGACGACCAGGAACATTACCAATATCGCCGATCGCGCCAAATACGAAAATTACGGCGTCGGGACCGACCAGTCCGATCGCGAATGGTTCATCAAACCCCTGCAGACGGGGAAAATCCATGTCACCAATTTCTATATCTCGAAGATGACGGGGGCATTGTGCATCACGGTTTCCTCCCCGATTGTCGATGAGAATGACGAGATGGTGGGAATCTTCGGCGTTGATATCAAATTTGAGGATTGGGTAAAAAGGGTGGAAGATATCGCCGAGGCTACCCAGATTGCCTTGCGAGAGGAATACGAGGCAAAATCAAAATCGGATCGTTGGGTTTAG
- the aspS gene encoding aspartate--tRNA ligase has protein sequence MRYKRTHYCGDLNEKQAGEEVVLMGWAHRRRDHGGVIFIDLRDREGLTQIVFNPETSETCHQEAGRIRSEFVLAIHGRVRNRPEGMENPELKTGKIEVIADELEILNESKTPPFVLDQTSEISENVRLKYRYLDLRRPEMQKNLILRSRVAMATREYFNRNGFTEIETPFLTKSTPEGARDYLVPSRVNQGMFYALPQSPQLFKQLLMVSGFDKYFQIVKCFRDEDLRADRQPEFTQIDVEMSFITEEQIISLIEGLIVHLFSSCLGRTLVLPFPRISYQDAMSRFGKDNPDLRFGMEMRDLTDILRNSGLKLFSEIAAAGGVIKAIMVDDGKGLSRKDLDELKEFVGRYGAGGLAWARVTAEGWTSPIFKFLTAQEVASINTKMEAAEGAVILFVADSPGVVRDSLGNLRVHLAKKLGLIAPDALAFTWVTDFPLFEYSDTEKRFMATHHPFTAPVAEDMQYIETEPGKVRARAYDLVLNGSEIGGGSIRIHQKDVQSVIFKALGLSEENARSKFGFLLDALEFGAPPHGGIAFGLDRLVMLMTGAESIRDVIAFPKTQKATCLLTEAPSHVSIEQLMELSLKIVL, from the coding sequence ATGCGATATAAAAGGACGCATTACTGCGGAGATTTGAACGAGAAACAGGCCGGCGAGGAAGTTGTCCTGATGGGATGGGCCCACCGGCGGCGCGATCACGGCGGCGTCATCTTTATTGACCTGCGGGACCGGGAAGGGTTAACCCAAATTGTCTTCAACCCGGAAACCAGCGAGACCTGCCACCAGGAGGCGGGACGAATCCGCAGTGAATTTGTCCTGGCAATCCATGGCCGTGTTCGCAACCGCCCTGAAGGAATGGAGAATCCCGAGCTGAAAACAGGAAAGATTGAGGTGATTGCCGACGAGCTCGAAATCCTCAACGAATCAAAAACACCCCCCTTCGTCCTTGATCAGACGTCGGAGATCTCGGAGAATGTTCGCCTCAAGTACCGCTATCTCGATCTCCGCCGTCCGGAGATGCAAAAAAACCTTATCCTGCGCAGTCGCGTCGCGATGGCAACGCGCGAATATTTCAATCGCAATGGATTTACCGAGATCGAAACCCCGTTTCTGACCAAGAGCACGCCAGAGGGGGCGCGGGACTACCTTGTTCCCAGCCGGGTCAATCAGGGGATGTTTTACGCCCTGCCCCAGTCGCCCCAACTCTTCAAGCAGTTGTTGATGGTTTCTGGATTTGACAAGTATTTCCAGATCGTTAAGTGCTTCCGAGATGAGGATCTCCGGGCTGATCGTCAGCCGGAATTCACCCAGATCGACGTGGAGATGTCCTTCATTACGGAGGAACAAATCATCAGTTTGATCGAGGGGTTGATTGTTCACCTCTTCAGCTCCTGCCTGGGACGAACTCTCGTTCTCCCCTTCCCCCGCATTTCCTATCAGGACGCGATGAGCCGCTTCGGCAAGGATAATCCCGATCTGCGCTTCGGCATGGAGATGAGGGACTTGACCGATATCCTCAGGAATTCGGGGCTGAAGCTCTTTTCCGAGATAGCCGCCGCAGGCGGTGTAATCAAGGCGATCATGGTTGACGACGGCAAGGGCCTCTCCCGCAAGGATCTCGATGAATTGAAGGAATTTGTAGGCAGATATGGAGCGGGAGGACTGGCCTGGGCGCGGGTGACTGCGGAGGGCTGGACATCGCCGATCTTCAAATTCCTGACAGCCCAGGAGGTAGCGTCCATAAACACGAAAATGGAAGCCGCAGAGGGCGCCGTCATCCTCTTTGTCGCCGACTCGCCGGGCGTTGTCCGCGACTCGCTCGGCAACCTGCGCGTCCATTTGGCGAAGAAGCTCGGCCTGATCGCTCCCGATGCCCTCGCCTTTACCTGGGTTACCGACTTTCCCCTTTTTGAATACAGCGACACCGAAAAAAGATTCATGGCCACGCACCATCCCTTTACCGCTCCGGTTGCCGAGGACATGCAGTACATCGAGACGGAACCGGGAAAGGTTCGCGCCCGCGCCTATGATCTGGTGCTGAACGGCTCCGAGATCGGCGGGGGAAGCATCCGGATTCACCAGAAGGATGTCCAATCCGTGATCTTCAAGGCGCTGGGACTGAGCGAGGAAAACGCCCGTTCCAAATTCGGCTTTCTCCTCGACGCGCTCGAATTTGGCGCCCCTCCCCACGGCGGGATCGCCTTCGGGCTTGACCGTCTGGTGATGCTGATGACCGGCGCGGAATCCATCCGGGATGTCATCGCCTTTCCCAAGACGCAAAAGGCAACCTGTCTCTTGACAGAAGCCCCGTCTCATGTCAGTATAGAGCAACTTATGGAACTCTCCTTAAAGATTGTTTTGTAG
- the hisS gene encoding histidine--tRNA ligase, giving the protein MEKINSVRGFRDILPPETDKWRRVEETAHEVFRTFGFREIRVPLLEKTELFRRGIGESTDIVEKEMYTFIDRGEESLTLRPEATASVIRAYLEHSLHAAESVTKLYTIGPMFRRERPQKGRYRQFHQIDTEILGPDDPRTDAELILMLTHFLDKLGLQNISLEINSLGCPNCRPAFQQAIVSFLQGREKELCPDCQRRLATNPLRVFDCKVESCAKIIAEAPMLPDFLCADCLNHFSTLQEALILFALPFKLNPKMVRGLDYYTRTTFEITTEFLGAQNAVVGGGRYDHLVRDLGGPDIPGIGFAIGFERLVAMIPEKEEANAPLLFIAAVGEEALKKAFFICNRLRMGGLQIEMDYSGRSLKSQMKKADKLKCRYALILGEREIAEKKASVRNMQTGVQQEASLDILEETIIKLAR; this is encoded by the coding sequence ATGGAGAAGATAAATTCCGTAAGAGGGTTCAGAGACATACTTCCTCCGGAAACGGATAAATGGCGAAGGGTTGAAGAAACGGCGCACGAGGTTTTCCGTACCTTCGGCTTCAGGGAGATTCGGGTTCCGCTGCTCGAAAAAACGGAATTATTCCGCCGCGGCATCGGTGAGTCAACCGATATCGTGGAAAAAGAGATGTACACCTTTATCGACCGCGGCGAGGAATCCCTCACGCTGCGTCCGGAGGCGACCGCCTCCGTCATTCGCGCCTATCTCGAGCACTCCCTCCATGCCGCGGAAAGCGTGACAAAGCTCTACACGATCGGCCCCATGTTCCGGCGGGAGAGACCGCAAAAGGGGCGTTACCGCCAGTTTCATCAGATCGATACGGAGATTCTTGGCCCGGACGACCCGCGCACCGATGCGGAACTCATTTTGATGCTTACGCATTTTCTTGACAAACTGGGTCTTCAGAATATTTCTCTGGAGATCAATTCCCTCGGATGCCCCAATTGCCGCCCGGCTTTTCAGCAGGCGATCGTCTCTTTTCTTCAGGGGCGGGAAAAGGAACTCTGCCCCGACTGCCAGCGCCGCCTGGCCACCAATCCGCTCAGGGTCTTTGACTGCAAGGTGGAAAGCTGCGCCAAAATCATCGCCGAAGCCCCGATGCTGCCCGATTTTCTCTGCGCCGATTGCCTGAATCATTTTTCAACGCTTCAGGAAGCGCTCATTCTTTTCGCACTGCCGTTCAAGCTGAATCCGAAGATGGTGCGGGGCCTCGATTATTACACCAGGACAACGTTTGAAATCACTACGGAATTTCTTGGGGCACAGAACGCCGTTGTCGGCGGTGGCCGCTATGACCACCTTGTCCGGGATCTCGGCGGGCCCGATATCCCCGGGATCGGTTTCGCGATCGGCTTTGAGCGGCTGGTCGCGATGATTCCGGAAAAAGAAGAGGCAAATGCGCCCCTCCTTTTTATAGCGGCTGTCGGCGAAGAGGCATTAAAAAAGGCCTTTTTCATCTGCAATCGTCTCCGGATGGGGGGACTGCAGATCGAAATGGACTATTCAGGCCGCAGTCTGAAGAGCCAGATGAAGAAGGCTGACAAGCTCAAATGCCGCTACGCGCTGATTCTTGGCGAACGGGAAATCGCCGAGAAGAAGGCCTCTGTGCGCAATATGCAAACGGGCGTGCAACAGGAAGCCAGCCTGGATATTTTGGAAGAAACAATCATTAAATTAGCGAGGTAG
- the dtd gene encoding D-tyrosyl-tRNA(Tyr) deacylase, which yields MRAVLQRVESASVTVSNRLISKIGKGILVFLGIELGDSEADADYLLEKIINLRIFEDETGKMNLSLLDMDAELLVVSQFTLLGDCRKGRRPSFTNAARPEQARPLYDHLVSQAKKQVRFVAAGEFQAMMTVVIANDGPVTMLLDSKRFF from the coding sequence ATGCGGGCGGTATTGCAAAGGGTTGAATCGGCAAGTGTAACTGTAAGTAATCGATTAATATCGAAAATAGGAAAGGGAATATTAGTATTTCTCGGCATTGAGCTGGGCGACAGTGAAGCTGACGCGGATTATCTTCTGGAAAAAATCATTAACCTCCGCATCTTTGAGGACGAAACGGGGAAAATGAACCTTTCCCTGCTCGACATGGATGCCGAGCTGCTCGTTGTTTCCCAGTTTACGCTGCTTGGCGATTGCCGGAAGGGCAGAAGACCCTCCTTCACAAATGCCGCGCGACCGGAACAGGCGCGCCCCCTGTATGACCACCTGGTGTCTCAGGCAAAAAAACAAGTGCGTTTTGTCGCCGCGGGAGAATTTCAGGCCATGATGACGGTCGTAATAGCCAATGACGGACCGGTCACAATGCTTTTGGACAGTAAACGATTTTTTTAA
- the guaB gene encoding IMP dehydrogenase has translation MLDDTVVDAYTFDDLLLVPAESSVLPRDIDGATFLTNNIRLNIPIISAAMDTVTESRTAISLAQEGGIGIIHRNMSIERQVVEVDKVKKSESGMIVDPITIEPGRKVRDALALMNQYRISGVPVVKNKVLVGILTNRDLRFETDLDQSVADVMTKDNLVTVPYTNISLEDSKKLLHKHRIEKLLVVDENYNLKGLITIKDIEKIKKYPLACKDPLGRLRVGAAVGIVDREERITALLAAGADVIVIDTSHGHSSGVLDAVRDTKRNFPQCELIAGNIATSEGALALIKAGVDAVKVGVGPGSICTTRIIAGVGVPQMSAIRDAYKIGNEYNIPIIADGGIKYSGDIVKALAAGAQTVMIGSFFAGTEESPGETVLFQGRSYKVYRGMGSLEAMKMGSKDRYYQDDLESNAKLVPEGIEGRVPYRGSISAGIHQLLGGIKAGMGYVGCRTIGELHQKARFVKITTAGLRESHVHDVIITKEAPNYWLD, from the coding sequence ATGTTAGATGATACCGTAGTTGACGCATATACGTTCGATGATCTGTTGCTGGTACCGGCGGAATCGAGCGTTCTGCCGCGTGATATTGATGGCGCAACTTTTTTAACAAATAATATCAGGCTTAATATCCCGATAATCAGCGCGGCGATGGATACCGTGACCGAATCCAGAACGGCGATCAGTCTGGCCCAGGAGGGGGGAATCGGAATCATCCACAGAAACATGAGCATTGAAAGGCAGGTTGTCGAGGTTGACAAGGTCAAAAAGTCGGAAAGCGGAATGATTGTCGATCCGATCACCATTGAACCGGGGCGCAAGGTCAGGGATGCCCTGGCGCTGATGAATCAATACCGGATATCCGGCGTTCCGGTTGTTAAAAACAAGGTGCTGGTCGGCATATTGACGAACCGCGATTTACGTTTTGAAACCGATCTTGATCAATCCGTTGCCGATGTCATGACAAAGGATAATCTGGTAACGGTTCCCTACACCAATATTTCCCTGGAGGATTCGAAAAAACTCCTCCATAAACACCGCATTGAAAAACTCCTGGTCGTTGATGAAAACTACAATCTCAAAGGTCTGATTACGATCAAGGATATCGAAAAGATAAAGAAATATCCCCTTGCCTGCAAGGATCCGCTGGGAAGACTGCGGGTCGGGGCGGCAGTCGGCATCGTCGATCGCGAAGAGCGGATTACCGCTCTCTTGGCAGCCGGGGCAGACGTAATTGTAATAGATACCTCGCATGGCCACTCTTCCGGTGTTCTGGATGCCGTTCGGGACACGAAGAGAAATTTCCCTCAATGCGAACTTATTGCCGGAAACATCGCCACCTCCGAGGGCGCCCTGGCTCTGATAAAAGCAGGGGTTGACGCCGTCAAGGTCGGGGTCGGCCCCGGGTCCATCTGCACCACAAGAATAATAGCCGGGGTGGGTGTTCCCCAGATGAGCGCGATTCGCGACGCCTACAAGATTGGCAATGAGTACAATATTCCGATTATTGCCGATGGGGGGATCAAGTATTCCGGCGATATCGTCAAGGCGCTTGCGGCAGGCGCACAAACGGTAATGATTGGAAGTTTTTTTGCGGGAACCGAGGAAAGTCCCGGCGAAACTGTGCTTTTTCAAGGGCGCAGTTACAAGGTCTATCGCGGGATGGGCTCCCTGGAGGCCATGAAGATGGGAAGCAAGGACCGCTACTATCAGGATGATCTGGAGAGCAACGCGAAGCTTGTCCCGGAGGGAATCGAAGGACGGGTTCCCTATCGCGGTTCAATCTCGGCCGGCATCCACCAGTTGCTCGGAGGGATAAAGGCGGGCATGGGCTATGTCGGCTGTCGCACGATAGGCGAATTGCACCAGAAGGCCAGATTTGTGAAAATTACCACGGCGGGACTTCGGGAAAGTCATGTGCATGACGTCATCATAACCAAAGAAGCGCCCAACTACTGGCTGGATTGA
- a CDS encoding DNA polymerase III subunit alpha, with protein sequence MGFSDFVHLHVHTHYSLLDGMIRLDDLFLKAKEYGMPAVAMTDHGNIYGTIDFYKQAIKHGVKPIIGCELYVAPHKRTDRAGSGPGENAYHLIVLASNLQGYKNLMKLSTLAFLEGFYYKPRIDKEILREHHEGLIGMSACLHGEIASAILNGNMDEAGRQALEYRDIFGEGNFFLEIMENGIPEQKQANEGLLELSRKHSIPLVATCDCHYLNREDAEAQEVLLCIQTGKTLRDVERMRFSTDQFYFRSPEEMKRLFNYCPDAIENTTKIADRCNISFEFGKFYLPTLEVGTDETLDGRLEQKARAGLAALLPNLLRDGRENLRETYEKRLEQELEMIRTMGFPGYFLIVADFIEKAREKNIPVGPGRGSAAGSLVALATGITKVDPIRYNLFFERFLNPDRVTMPDIDTDFAPEGREQIFNYVTDKYGADKVSKIITFGKMQARAVIRDVGRAMGMPYGEVDKIAKLIPNVLNIKLADAIKSEKRLQDEEKNNPQVKKLLDFSKTLEGLNRHASIHAAGVVVSDIPLVERIPLAKSLKEDIVFTQFAMNEVADVGLTKFDFLGLKTLTVISDAVRFAKEGRGVTIDIDNLPLDDRPTYELLMRGDTDGVFQLESSGMKDMLIRMKPDCIEDVIALIALYRPGPMENIPEFIARKQGRTRIIYETPELEAILKETYGIIVYQEQVMQIAVAIGNYKLSEADTLRKVMSKKKTEEMESREKPKFIAGAKSKNIPEAKALKIWEQMKTFGKYGFNKSHSTAYAIVTYQTAYVKAHYPAEFVAALLTSEKDNRDKIISHISSCREMGINVLPPDINESMRDFSVAGDHVRFGLAAVKNVGAGAVDSIIESRDEGGPFTSFFDFCDRIDPRKINKRVIESLIKCGAFDSTGNNRNQLMTFYEEIMEKAQKRHKEKNSNQTNLLDQLEESSSTTRNVNSKNEDSLPEMAEWEHKDLLAYEKETIGFYISGHPLSPYKERLGMIVTADSANLRSKTDREVVTIAGIVSSIRDVQTKRKETMAYILLEDLKGSVDIIVFPETYKNSYQLLHGDAPLLLKGIIDAGEENVKVISSEVTLLTEAAEKSYSAAYFTVDMKQTVPDDIETLFRCLQRYSGKLEGYIKLVEPRCETLIYLGEDMKLDLSAPLRAEAERILGAGSLQFV encoded by the coding sequence ATGGGATTCTCCGATTTTGTGCATCTGCACGTCCACACTCATTACAGCCTGCTTGATGGGATGATCCGTCTCGACGACCTTTTCCTGAAGGCAAAAGAATACGGAATGCCGGCTGTGGCAATGACCGATCACGGCAATATCTACGGTACGATCGATTTCTATAAACAGGCCATTAAACATGGGGTAAAGCCAATCATCGGCTGCGAACTGTACGTGGCGCCGCACAAACGCACCGATCGGGCCGGCTCCGGACCGGGGGAAAACGCCTATCATCTGATCGTGCTTGCCTCCAATCTGCAGGGCTATAAGAACCTGATGAAATTATCTACCTTGGCGTTTCTTGAGGGTTTTTACTACAAGCCACGGATTGATAAGGAGATTCTCCGCGAGCATCACGAAGGGCTTATCGGCATGAGCGCCTGTCTGCATGGGGAAATCGCTTCCGCCATCCTGAACGGAAATATGGACGAGGCAGGCCGGCAGGCTCTGGAGTACCGTGACATTTTCGGCGAAGGGAATTTCTTTCTCGAAATCATGGAAAACGGCATTCCCGAACAGAAGCAGGCAAACGAGGGTCTGCTTGAGCTGAGCCGCAAGCATTCCATCCCGCTTGTCGCCACCTGCGACTGTCATTACCTCAACCGGGAGGACGCCGAGGCGCAAGAAGTGCTCCTGTGCATACAAACAGGCAAAACACTGCGGGATGTTGAGCGGATGCGTTTTTCCACTGATCAGTTCTACTTCCGCTCCCCGGAAGAGATGAAGCGGCTCTTTAATTATTGCCCGGATGCCATTGAAAATACAACAAAAATAGCAGATAGATGCAACATCTCCTTCGAATTCGGGAAGTTTTATCTCCCGACGCTGGAGGTGGGCACAGACGAAACGTTAGACGGCCGGCTGGAGCAAAAGGCGCGTGCAGGACTCGCGGCTCTTCTCCCGAATCTGCTGCGCGACGGCAGGGAAAATCTCCGGGAAACATACGAAAAAAGGCTCGAACAGGAGCTGGAGATGATCCGGACAATGGGTTTCCCGGGATACTTTCTGATCGTTGCCGATTTTATCGAAAAGGCGCGAGAAAAAAACATTCCGGTGGGACCGGGAAGAGGCTCCGCCGCCGGCAGCCTGGTTGCCTTAGCTACCGGAATTACTAAGGTCGATCCAATCCGTTACAACCTTTTTTTCGAGAGGTTTCTCAACCCCGACAGGGTAACCATGCCCGATATCGACACCGATTTCGCCCCGGAAGGCAGGGAACAGATATTCAATTATGTGACGGATAAATACGGTGCGGACAAGGTTTCCAAAATCATTACCTTTGGGAAAATGCAGGCCAGAGCCGTTATCCGGGATGTTGGCAGGGCGATGGGCATGCCTTATGGCGAGGTTGACAAGATTGCCAAATTAATCCCCAACGTTCTCAATATCAAACTTGCGGACGCAATAAAATCCGAAAAACGCCTTCAGGATGAAGAGAAAAACAATCCGCAGGTTAAAAAGCTACTGGATTTTTCAAAAACTTTAGAGGGACTCAACCGCCATGCCTCGATCCATGCGGCAGGGGTGGTAGTCTCCGACATCCCCCTTGTAGAAAGAATCCCGCTTGCCAAGAGCCTGAAAGAAGATATTGTTTTTACCCAGTTTGCGATGAATGAAGTGGCCGATGTGGGGCTTACGAAATTCGATTTTCTGGGCCTGAAAACACTGACCGTGATCAGCGACGCCGTTCGTTTCGCGAAAGAGGGAAGGGGAGTGACGATCGATATCGACAACCTCCCGCTTGACGACCGCCCGACGTATGAGCTGCTGATGCGCGGGGACACCGATGGCGTTTTTCAGTTGGAAAGCTCCGGCATGAAGGATATGCTGATCCGGATGAAGCCGGACTGCATTGAAGACGTAATCGCGTTGATCGCCCTTTATCGTCCCGGCCCGATGGAAAATATTCCGGAGTTTATCGCCAGGAAGCAGGGCCGGACCAGGATCATTTACGAAACCCCCGAACTGGAGGCAATTCTCAAAGAAACTTACGGCATTATCGTCTATCAGGAACAGGTGATGCAGATCGCCGTAGCCATCGGCAACTACAAACTCTCCGAGGCTGACACGCTGCGCAAGGTCATGAGCAAAAAGAAGACCGAGGAGATGGAAAGCCGGGAAAAGCCGAAGTTCATCGCGGGAGCAAAGAGTAAAAATATTCCCGAAGCAAAGGCCCTCAAAATATGGGAGCAGATGAAGACCTTCGGGAAATATGGATTCAATAAGTCTCACAGCACAGCGTACGCGATAGTCACCTATCAAACCGCCTACGTCAAGGCCCATTATCCGGCGGAATTCGTCGCTGCGCTTTTAACCAGCGAAAAGGATAACCGCGACAAGATCATAAGTCATATCAGCAGTTGCCGGGAGATGGGGATCAATGTCCTCCCGCCGGACATAAATGAATCAATGAGAGACTTCAGCGTCGCCGGCGACCACGTGCGGTTTGGCCTTGCGGCGGTGAAGAATGTTGGGGCCGGCGCTGTCGATTCGATAATCGAGTCAAGAGATGAGGGCGGCCCGTTTACGTCGTTTTTTGATTTTTGCGATCGCATCGATCCCCGCAAGATCAATAAAAGGGTCATCGAAAGCCTGATCAAGTGCGGGGCGTTTGATTCAACCGGAAATAACCGGAACCAGTTAATGACCTTCTATGAAGAGATTATGGAAAAGGCGCAGAAGCGCCATAAGGAGAAAAACAGCAATCAGACAAACCTTCTTGATCAACTTGAAGAAAGTTCGTCAACTACTCGTAATGTAAATTCAAAGAATGAAGACTCGCTTCCTGAAATGGCAGAATGGGAACATAAGGATTTGCTCGCCTATGAAAAGGAAACGATCGGTTTCTATATCAGCGGCCACCCTCTTTCACCTTACAAGGAACGGCTCGGGATGATCGTAACGGCCGATTCAGCGAATCTGAGATCCAAGACGGATCGCGAGGTAGTGACGATAGCCGGAATCGTCAGCAGCATCCGCGACGTTCAGACAAAGCGCAAAGAGACGATGGCTTACATCCTCTTGGAGGATTTGAAGGGTTCGGTTGACATCATCGTTTTCCCGGAAACATATAAAAACAGCTATCAACTTCTCCACGGCGACGCGCCGCTGCTGCTCAAGGGAATCATTGACGCCGGGGAAGAGAATGTGAAGGTGATTTCCTCCGAGGTGACACTGCTGACTGAAGCCGCGGAAAAATCCTACAGCGCGGCCTATTTCACGGTTGACATGAAACAGACCGTTCCCGATGATATCGAAACCCTTTTTCGCTGCCTTCAACGCTACTCGGGAAAACTGGAGGGATATATCAAACTGGTTGAGCCAAGGTGCGAAACCTTGATATACTTGGGCGAGGATATGAAACTCGATCTTTCCGCACCGCTGAGAGCGGAAGCGGAGCGGATCCTGGGCGCCGGTTCACTCCAGTTTGTATAA